The Lactuca sativa cultivar Salinas chromosome 2, Lsat_Salinas_v11, whole genome shotgun sequence genome includes a window with the following:
- the LOC111882542 gene encoding ubiquitin-like protein 5, producing the protein MIEVVLNDRLGKKVRVKCNGDDTIGDLKKLVAAQTGTRADKIRIQKWYNIYKDHITLQDYEIHDGMGLELYYN; encoded by the coding sequence ATGATCGAGGTGGTGTTGAACGATCGTTTGGGGAAGAAGGTTCGTGTGAAGTGTAACGGTGATGACACCATCGGCGACTTGAAGAAGCTCGTTGCAGCTCAGACGGGCACTCGCGCTGACAAGATCAGGATCCAGAAGTGGTACAACATCTACAAGGATCATATCACTCTCCAGGACTACGAGATTCACGATGGCATGGGTCTCGAACTCTACTACAATTGA